The Candidatus Marsarchaeota archaeon DNA segment AACCTATAAAAGGCGTTACACTTGCGTAACCTATCAATCGAAGAAGGCACAGAACTTGTGCATGCAGCCAGGAACACCATAGAGCTCTATATAAAAAATCCTTATTTTAAAAAATCAATAGTCCACGAGCAAATTAACGGCTTCTCGGAGCCTAGCGGAGTATTTGTCACCCTGTACCATTATCCGACTGAGGAGCTTCGCGGATGCATAGGCTTTCCTAGGCCGGTAATGCCTTTGAAAAAGGCAGTGGTTGAAGCTGCAGCTGCGGCAGCATTTGAAGATCCAAGATTTGTTCCGGTGTCGCATAAGGAATTAAATGACATGATCGTTGAAGTAAGCGTATTGTCAGGCCTCAAGGAATTGCCAGGCCCTGAAAACAAAAGGTTGCATTCTGTAAAGATAGGGCGCGACGGGCTTATAGTAGAATACGGCATCTATAGCGGCCTGTTGCTTCCTATAGTTGCGGTCGAGGAGGGATGGGATGAGGAAAGGTTCCTTAACGAGGTTTGCCTGAAAGCCGGCATACCGCAAGACTATTGGCGCCACCAGAACGTCAGGCTCTACTCCTTTACCACGCAGGTTTTTAAGGAGGACTCGCCAGGCGGAAAAGTGATACAAATATTATAAGC contains these protein-coding regions:
- a CDS encoding TIGR00296 family protein produces the protein MRNLSIEEGTELVHAARNTIELYIKNPYFKKSIVHEQINGFSEPSGVFVTLYHYPTEELRGCIGFPRPVMPLKKAVVEAAAAAAFEDPRFVPVSHKELNDMIVEVSVLSGLKELPGPENKRLHSVKIGRDGLIVEYGIYSGLLLPIVAVEEGWDEERFLNEVCLKAGIPQDYWRHQNVRLYSFTTQVFKEDSPGGKVIQIL